From the genome of Verrucomicrobiia bacterium, one region includes:
- the rpmJ gene encoding 50S ribosomal protein L36: MKVRASVKKLCERCKMVRRRGVLRVICTNKRHKQRQG, encoded by the coding sequence ATGAAAGTTCGAGCCTCGGTAAAGAAGCTGTGCGAGCGCTGTAAAATGGTGCGTCGCCGTGGCGTCCTGCGCGTCATTTGCACAAACAAGCGTCATAAACAACGTCAAGGATAA
- the rpsH gene encoding 30S ribosomal protein S8, whose product MIDPIADMLTRIRNASRALLPTVQMPHSRLKESLAKLLKAEGYIAEVTVENTDKKTLKLRLKYEGKKSVIEGLRRISRPGLRNYVGADAIPRVRGGLGVAVVSTSEGVMTGQEARKKNIGGELLCYVW is encoded by the coding sequence ATGATTGATCCGATTGCCGACATGTTGACCCGGATTCGCAATGCGTCGCGGGCGCTGTTGCCGACTGTGCAAATGCCGCATTCCCGGTTGAAGGAAAGCCTGGCCAAGCTTCTTAAAGCCGAGGGCTACATCGCCGAGGTGACGGTGGAAAACACCGACAAGAAGACGCTCAAGTTGCGGTTGAAATACGAAGGCAAGAAATCAGTCATCGAAGGGTTGCGCCGCATCAGCCGGCCCGGACTGCGCAATTACGTGGGCGCGGATGCCATTCCCCGCGTGCGTGGCGGATTGGGCGTGGCCGTGGTCTCCACTTCGGAAGGCGTGATGACGGGCCAGGAAGCCCGCAAGAAAAACATCGGCGGAGAATTGCTTTGTTACGTTTGGTGA
- the rpsM gene encoding 30S ribosomal protein S13 has translation MARIIGVEIPPNKRIDIALRYVYGIGPVNALEILERANIDPAIRAKDLTETQLSQIVRAIQDGKYVIEGDLRRELGLNLRRLQAIKCYRGVRHLRSLPVRGQRTQTNARTRKGPRKTVGVQRNPNAKTGIH, from the coding sequence ATGGCCCGCATTATTGGAGTGGAGATTCCACCGAACAAGCGCATTGATATCGCGCTGCGCTACGTCTATGGCATCGGTCCGGTCAACGCGCTGGAAATTCTCGAACGCGCGAACATTGACCCGGCCATTCGCGCCAAGGATTTGACCGAGACGCAACTGTCCCAGATCGTCCGGGCGATTCAAGATGGCAAGTATGTCATCGAGGGCGATTTGCGCCGCGAACTTGGTTTGAACCTCCGCCGGTTGCAGGCAATCAAGTGCTATCGCGGCGTCCGTCATTTGCGCAGCCTGCCCGTCCGCGGTCAACGCACGCAAACCAACGCCCGCACCCGCAAGGGACCGCGTAAGACGGTCGGAGTGCAACGCAACCCGAACGCCAAGACCGGGATTCACTAA
- the rpsE gene encoding 30S ribosomal protein S5 produces the protein MANDSETEIINKEEAGSAPVTETPAPRGRGGHGGHGARGGRGGRGRRTEAPEARFDGQSGEELTEKVVFINRSSKVVKGGRRFKFSALVVVGDKKGRVGLGLGKATEVADAIRRGGEDARRQMTSVSLKDTTIPHEVYSEFDGARVLLRPASPGTGIIAGKTVRAVLESAGVRDVLSKSLGSKNAANVVKATLHGLQQLRLRQDIYKRRGLEIKAAPATPAAN, from the coding sequence ATGGCGAACGACTCCGAGACGGAAATCATTAATAAGGAAGAGGCGGGAAGCGCGCCAGTGACTGAGACGCCCGCTCCACGCGGTCGTGGTGGTCATGGTGGCCATGGCGCTCGCGGTGGTCGTGGCGGTCGCGGCCGACGGACGGAAGCGCCTGAAGCGCGTTTTGATGGTCAGTCCGGTGAGGAGCTGACCGAGAAGGTCGTGTTTATCAATCGTTCGTCCAAAGTGGTGAAAGGCGGACGTCGCTTCAAATTCAGCGCGCTGGTGGTGGTGGGGGATAAGAAAGGACGCGTGGGGTTGGGATTGGGCAAGGCGACCGAGGTGGCGGACGCGATTCGCCGCGGTGGCGAGGATGCCCGACGGCAGATGACGTCGGTGTCGTTGAAGGACACCACCATTCCGCATGAAGTTTATTCCGAGTTCGATGGCGCGCGCGTGTTGTTGCGTCCCGCTTCACCGGGAACGGGAATTATCGCGGGCAAGACCGTGCGCGCGGTCTTGGAATCGGCCGGAGTGCGCGACGTGTTGAGCAAGTCGCTCGGTTCAAAAAACGCCGCCAACGTGGTCAAGGCGACGTTGCACGGTCTGCAGCAATTGCGCTTGCGGCAGGACATTTACAAGCGCCGTGGTTTGGAGATCAAAGCGGCACCCGCAACTCCCGCGGCCAATTAA
- the map gene encoding type I methionyl aminopeptidase codes for MSLIKSGPELELMRAAGTLAAEVLDEIAAFIRPGVTTLQVDEFAGATMKKRGCHSAFLGYRKYPRHTCLSVNDEVVHGLAGERVLRFGDIVSIDCGVRHEGYVGDTATTVAVGGCSAAAQRLMDVTQQALHKGIERAVAGNRVTDISRAVQNYVEGNGFSVVREFVGHGVGKSVHEEPQVPNFVDAGSNAKLKAGMTIAIEPMVNMGRPDVKILKDGWTVVTQDGSLSAHFEHTVLITAGAPEILTWVRTPSGSKAA; via the coding sequence ATGAGTCTCATCAAAAGTGGTCCCGAGCTTGAGCTGATGCGCGCGGCGGGAACGCTGGCGGCGGAAGTATTGGATGAGATTGCGGCGTTTATTCGACCGGGCGTGACCACGTTGCAAGTGGATGAATTTGCCGGCGCCACCATGAAGAAACGCGGCTGTCACAGCGCGTTTCTGGGGTATCGGAAATACCCGCGGCATACCTGCCTGTCGGTGAATGACGAAGTGGTTCACGGCTTGGCCGGCGAGCGGGTGTTGCGCTTTGGCGACATCGTCAGCATAGATTGCGGCGTGCGCCATGAAGGTTACGTGGGGGATACGGCCACGACGGTGGCGGTGGGTGGTTGCAGCGCGGCGGCGCAACGGCTGATGGATGTGACGCAACAGGCGTTGCACAAAGGCATCGAGCGGGCGGTCGCCGGCAATCGCGTGACGGATATTTCGCGCGCGGTGCAGAATTACGTGGAAGGCAATGGGTTTAGCGTGGTGCGGGAATTCGTCGGTCACGGAGTGGGCAAGTCGGTTCACGAAGAACCGCAAGTGCCTAATTTTGTGGATGCCGGAAGCAACGCGAAATTGAAGGCCGGAATGACGATTGCGATTGAGCCGATGGTGAATATGGGCCGGCCCGACGTGAAAATCCTGAAAGACGGCTGGACAGTTGTGACGCAAGATGGTTCACTCTCTGCCCATTTTGAGCATACGGTGCTCATCACGGCGGGAGCGCCGGAGATTTTAACATGGGTGCGGACGCCTTCCGGGTCGAAGGCCGCGTGA
- the rplF gene encoding 50S ribosomal protein L6 — MSRIGKLPIVLPAKVKLEVKGQKVHVEGPKGKLDWELPRRTSLKVEDGKVVVSRDGDDSQAKALHGLSRALVNNMVKGVSEGFVKKLEIQGVGFKAAVAGKVVNLNLGFSHPINYDIPDQIKVTVEENTKLTIEGPDKALVGKVASEIRAYYPPEPYKGKGVRYAGEHVERKEGKTVQ, encoded by the coding sequence ATGTCGCGAATTGGAAAATTACCGATTGTTCTTCCGGCCAAGGTGAAGCTTGAGGTCAAAGGACAGAAGGTCCATGTGGAAGGTCCGAAAGGCAAGCTCGACTGGGAGTTGCCACGGCGCACGAGCCTCAAAGTGGAGGACGGCAAGGTGGTGGTCAGCCGCGACGGTGACGACTCGCAGGCCAAGGCGTTGCACGGATTGAGCCGCGCCCTGGTAAACAACATGGTGAAAGGCGTGTCCGAAGGTTTCGTCAAAAAACTCGAAATCCAAGGCGTCGGGTTCAAAGCGGCGGTGGCCGGCAAGGTGGTTAACCTGAACCTCGGGTTTTCACATCCGATCAATTATGACATTCCGGATCAGATCAAGGTGACGGTGGAGGAAAACACCAAGTTGACCATCGAAGGACCGGACAAGGCGTTGGTGGGCAAGGTGGCCTCTGAAATTCGCGCGTATTATCCGCCCGAGCCGTACAAGGGCAAAGGAGTGCGGTATGCCGGCGAGCACGTCGAACGCAAGGAAGGCAAGACGGTTCAGTAA
- the rpsN gene encoding 30S ribosomal protein S14 → MAKTAWLERNKRKAATVQKYAAKRAELKAKRDYAGLAKLPRDASPTRLVNRCSMTGRRHGYIRKFGCSRLTFREAAANGLIPGVVKASW, encoded by the coding sequence ATGGCGAAGACAGCATGGTTGGAGCGCAACAAGCGCAAAGCAGCAACGGTTCAAAAATACGCCGCCAAGCGCGCGGAACTGAAGGCCAAGCGCGATTACGCGGGACTGGCAAAACTGCCGCGCGACGCCAGCCCGACGCGATTGGTGAACCGCTGCTCCATGACCGGCCGGCGGCATGGCTACATTCGCAAATTTGGTTGCTCCCGGTTGACGTTCCGCGAAGCCGCCGCCAACGGTTTGATTCCCGGAGTGGTGAAGGCCAGTTGGTAA
- the infA gene encoding translation initiation factor IF-1 (stimulates the activities of the other two initiation factors, IF-2 and IF-3) has protein sequence MGADAFRVEGRVMAVQPNGTFRVELANGHRLLAFAPRRMKHEFAGVQPGDRVTMQLTPFDLSTGRLVKEKLI, from the coding sequence ATGGGTGCGGACGCCTTCCGGGTCGAAGGCCGCGTGATGGCCGTTCAGCCCAACGGAACATTCCGGGTGGAATTGGCCAACGGACACCGGCTGCTGGCGTTTGCGCCGCGGCGGATGAAACACGAATTTGCCGGCGTGCAGCCGGGAGACAGGGTAACAATGCAACTGACGCCGTTTGATTTGTCAACCGGTCGATTGGTGAAGGAAAAACTGATTTAA
- the rplR gene encoding 50S ribosomal protein L18 → MQTQKKQKLQQLRHWRVRKKVTGTAERPRMSVVFTGTHIYVQFIDDVVGKTLAATSTRSKALREQKLAANVASAKTIGSAAARAALDKGIKAVVFDRGSSKYHGKVKALADAARETGLQF, encoded by the coding sequence ATGCAAACGCAGAAGAAACAAAAATTGCAGCAGCTACGCCATTGGCGGGTGCGGAAAAAAGTGACAGGCACGGCGGAGCGACCGCGCATGAGCGTGGTTTTTACCGGCACGCATATTTACGTGCAGTTTATTGACGATGTCGTGGGAAAAACGCTGGCGGCGACCTCCACCCGCAGCAAGGCGTTGCGGGAACAAAAGTTGGCGGCCAACGTGGCCAGTGCCAAAACCATTGGCAGCGCCGCCGCGCGGGCGGCCTTGGACAAGGGCATCAAGGCGGTGGTGTTTGATCGTGGTAGCTCCAAGTATCACGGCAAGGTGAAGGCGTTGGCGGATGCCGCGCGGGAAACGGGGCTACAATTCTAA
- the secY gene encoding preprotein translocase subunit SecY, translating into MLGNLIQTFTNCFKIPELKSRILFTVMLLGIARLIAFVHVPGLNVEALGKYFDSHAGTGGMLGMYNLFTGEAMSHGAVGALGIMPYISATIILQLLTAVIPTLSKLAREDGGRVKIVQYGRYLTVGLCLVQGAMMTLSWENPQTIFQGWSYGDLVLHKDYIWWYRIQTVILLTTGTMLLMWLGEQITDRGIGNGVSLLITIGIIAALPGAVGQMKEMFWPGEGIERTHGLVEAVAMIAMMFMVVGVTVAVTLGQRKIPVQYAQRAVGRKIYAGQSSFMPLRVNYSGVMPVIFAAAILMFPQKLLSMIGARFNLKFFNDLAYMLNYGSIGYLTLYGAMILFFSYFWVATQFNEIQVADDLKKNGGYIPGVRPGQPTSDFLHNTMSRITLAGAIFLTFIAIFPILLGEWMKIPPGVSHFFGGTSLLIIVGVMLDTMRQVEAHLLMRHYDGFLKKGKMRGRF; encoded by the coding sequence ATGCTCGGCAACCTCATTCAGACTTTCACCAACTGTTTCAAGATTCCGGAACTGAAATCCCGGATTTTGTTTACCGTCATGTTGCTGGGGATTGCGCGACTCATCGCTTTCGTGCATGTGCCCGGTCTGAACGTCGAGGCGTTGGGGAAGTATTTTGATTCCCACGCGGGTACGGGCGGGATGCTCGGCATGTACAACCTGTTCACCGGTGAAGCCATGAGTCACGGCGCGGTGGGCGCCCTCGGCATCATGCCTTACATCAGCGCGACCATTATTTTGCAATTGCTGACGGCGGTGATTCCCACGTTGAGCAAGCTGGCACGCGAGGACGGCGGGCGGGTCAAGATTGTTCAGTACGGACGTTATTTGACCGTTGGGTTGTGTCTGGTGCAAGGCGCGATGATGACGTTGAGTTGGGAAAACCCCCAAACGATTTTCCAGGGTTGGAGTTACGGCGACCTGGTATTGCATAAGGACTACATCTGGTGGTACCGGATTCAAACCGTGATCCTGCTGACTACGGGCACGATGTTGTTGATGTGGTTGGGCGAGCAGATCACTGACCGCGGCATTGGCAACGGAGTCTCCCTGCTCATCACCATCGGTATTATTGCGGCGTTACCCGGTGCGGTGGGACAGATGAAGGAAATGTTCTGGCCGGGCGAGGGCATTGAGCGCACGCACGGATTGGTCGAGGCGGTGGCCATGATCGCAATGATGTTCATGGTGGTGGGGGTGACGGTGGCGGTGACGTTGGGGCAAAGAAAAATTCCCGTGCAGTACGCCCAGCGTGCCGTGGGCCGTAAAATTTACGCCGGCCAATCTTCCTTCATGCCCCTGCGCGTGAATTACTCGGGCGTCATGCCGGTGATTTTTGCCGCGGCGATTTTGATGTTTCCACAAAAACTGCTCTCCATGATTGGCGCGCGGTTCAATCTCAAATTTTTCAACGATCTGGCTTACATGCTGAATTACGGCTCAATCGGTTATTTGACGTTATATGGAGCGATGATTTTGTTCTTCTCGTATTTCTGGGTCGCAACCCAGTTCAACGAAATTCAGGTGGCAGACGATCTCAAGAAGAATGGTGGTTACATTCCAGGGGTGCGGCCGGGTCAGCCGACCAGCGACTTCCTGCATAACACCATGAGCCGGATTACTTTGGCGGGCGCGATTTTTCTGACCTTCATTGCGATTTTCCCCATTTTGTTGGGTGAATGGATGAAGATTCCGCCGGGGGTTTCGCACTTTTTTGGCGGGACGAGTTTGTTGATCATAGTGGGCGTGATGCTGGACACCATGCGGCAGGTCGAAGCGCATTTGCTGATGCGGCACTATGACGGCTTCCTCAAGAAGGGGAAGATGCGCGGACGGTTTTAG
- the rplO gene encoding 50S ribosomal protein L15, with amino-acid sequence MRLHNLKPRPGAKHRRKRIGQGESSGWGKTAGRGGKGQSARSGSSIRIGFEGGQMPLIRRIPKRGFNNARFGTRYLPVNVSDLNVFDDGVKVDEAALRKIGLVNGRGDGVKVLGNGELTKKLTVVAHAFSASARTKIEGKGGKCELLAPAKSALPQT; translated from the coding sequence ATGCGTTTACATAATCTAAAACCGCGTCCAGGCGCCAAACACCGTCGCAAGCGGATTGGCCAAGGTGAGTCCAGCGGCTGGGGCAAAACGGCGGGGCGCGGTGGCAAAGGTCAGTCCGCGCGCTCGGGCAGTTCCATACGAATTGGTTTTGAAGGCGGTCAGATGCCGCTGATCCGCCGCATTCCGAAACGTGGGTTTAACAACGCGCGCTTTGGAACACGGTATTTGCCGGTCAACGTGAGCGACCTCAATGTTTTTGACGACGGCGTCAAGGTGGACGAAGCGGCGTTGCGCAAAATCGGTCTGGTCAATGGCCGGGGCGACGGCGTCAAGGTACTGGGAAACGGCGAGCTGACCAAGAAGTTGACGGTGGTGGCGCACGCGTTCAGCGCTTCGGCCCGCACGAAAATCGAAGGTAAGGGCGGCAAATGTGAACTGTTGGCGCCGGCGAAATCCGCGCTGCCTCAGACTTAA